The Montipora capricornis isolate CH-2021 chromosome 1, ASM3666992v2, whole genome shotgun sequence genome contains a region encoding:
- the LOC138051110 gene encoding uncharacterized protein, with protein METKMSMVISIAMLDVVMCIDKTKAARNWHLKDNHEFYPIESSDVHEQESSCAKPDFKFNYHQNKLVFGLLLFDFNDAVREGDGERLFDIYKLALLLYHREGHTKYAYVVLLHLVKVVAILPKFQAHRLKWNRFYNKYGGKGNNISLDFKKEQQNKVLKTFWRALGANINENNGARVAHAVEQLEAIVESVNADCNYSGRVGGRSISNQEKRFNELLMT; from the exons ATGGAGACCAAGATGAGTATGGTTATTTCAATTGCAATGCTGGATGTGGTTATGTGTATAGATAAGACCAAGGCAGCTAGAAACTG GCATCTTAAAGATAATCATGAATTCTACCCTATTGAAAGCAGTGATGTCCATGAACAAGAAAGTAGTTGTGCTAAACCGGATTTCAAGTTTAACTACCATCAGAACAAACTTGTATTTGGATTGCTACTGTTTGACTTCAATGATGCGGTTCGAGAAGGGGATGGAGAACGCCTCTTTGATATTTATAAACTGGCACTCTTGCTCTACCACCGTGAGGGTCACACAAAGTATGCATATGTTGTTTTACTCCACCTTGTCAAAGTTGTTGCAATACTACCCAAATTCCAAGCTCACAGACTGAAATGGAATAGATTTTATAACAAGTATGGAGGTAAAGGCAACAACATTTCCCTAGACTTCAAGAAAGAACAGCAAAATAAAGTCCTCAAGACATTTTGGCGAGCTCTTGGTGCCAACATCAATGAGAACAATGGAGCTAGAGTAGCCCATGCAGTAGAACAGCTTGAAGCTATTGTGGAATCAGTGAATGCTGACTGTAACTACAGTGGTAGAGTTGGCGGAAGGTCAATTTCCAACCAAGAAAAACGGTTCAACGAATTGTTGATGACTTGA
- the LOC138055720 gene encoding uncharacterized protein translates to MACVANYLLFKLGQDAYVSSDGSKECLIVIFHSMTWIERKDKFLASFKKADSVARIVGASTALSMGVNFPDVKCVVNWGPARTLLEYHQEAGRAGRDGNPAHSVIIYHGNQTAPCEVDVKNFVRTTKCYRVACLKPFVDDAKSLLPGHDCCSNCALTCRCSSGCSVLPFNKQPTNEEQQAYSQRKRYITNEQLVDLQEALMEMKATFDSHCSLEVTGFSSDLIKQVVEGASTIFSVKDILCFPVFSVKVANQIMEIFQDIFDDIEDMEDISDVFIGDRVTGLDFHLSVSEEEEYTSFEDGEEVEETW, encoded by the coding sequence ATGGCTTGTGTTGCAAATTATCTCCTTTTCAAATTGGGGCAAGATGCATATGTCTCATCAGATGGATCAAAGGAATGCCTTATTGTCATATTCCATAGCATGACATGGATAGAAAGAAAGGATAAATTTCTTGCAAGTTTTAAGAAAGCAGATTCTGTGGCGAGGATTGTTGGGGCATCAACAGCACTTAGCATGGGGGTGAATTTCCCTGATGTCAAATGTGTGGTCAATTGGGGACCTGCAAGGACTTTGCTGGAATACCACCAAGAGGCAGGAAGAGCTGGCCGTGATGGAAACCCAGCCCACAGTGTTATTATTTATCATGGAAATCAGACAGCACCTTGTGAAGTTGACGTTAAGAACTTTGTGCGAACCACTAAATGCTATCGTGTTGCCTGTCTTAAGCCCTTTGTAGATGATGCAAAGTCACTTTTACCTGGACATGATTGTTGTAGCAACTGTGCATTGACATGCAGGTGCAGCAGTGGTTGTAGTGTACTTCCCTTTAATAAACAACCAACAAATGAGGAACAGCAGGCATACTCTCAAAGAAAACGATACATTACCAATGAACAGCTTGTTGATCTGCAAGAGGCCTTGATGGAAATGAAGGCAACGTTTGATTCTCATTGTTCCCTAGAAGTCACTGGCTTCTCCAGTGATCTTATCAAACAAGTTGTAGAAGGAGCCAGTACAATATTTTCTGTTAAAGACATATTGTGTTTTCCAGTATTTTCAGTGAAAGTTGCCAATCAAATTATGGAAATTTTTCAAGACATTTTTGATGATATTGAGGATATGGAAGATATTTCTGATGTGTTTATCGGAGACAGAGTTACCGGTTTAGATTTCCATCTCAGTGTGTCTGAGGAAGAGGAATACACTTCTTTTGAAGATGGCGAGGAAGTTGAAGAAACATGGTAA
- the LOC138055727 gene encoding ATP-dependent DNA helicase RecQ-like, with protein sequence MEDAIRKVCEIFSIKKLRSHQEDAINHVVEKKRDVFVNLPTGFGKSLIYQALPVVFSSLPCSSEKNVVIVISPLTSLMKDQVSRLTSLGIGAVSLAQLTDQQSVAVQNGEFSVVFASPELWLGDHKWRKMVTTETYRNAVRAVAVDETHVICHWGQSKSQKHAAFRVWFSRLHELRSLLPEIPFIALTATATSDTRVAIFESLLFSDPHMVIESPNKDNVSYVVHYMKKNSSLSDYFRWIADEVIEHGIGATRTIIYCQTTKQCAVVYTTLKMLLGEHIYEDPASRDARRVVLEMLHSCSPICNKGNILESFQSEGGCVRILVATIAFGMGVDCKQVHRTIHFGPAKNVEAFMQETGRAGRDGTQSTTNHMYQSFQMTHVEKDIKSFIKSKSCRRKFLLDFFDVECSHQKPLHLCCDNCSLECTCGLPQCKILTYPTAVVVNPASSESSQWREVSDEQTVIIKNELKKIHKSLLMALLKRDATGNLKVFNHPSLMLGFSDIQISQVLSHCSQLFTIKDICTFVEVWDLSHAHRIYDILQKVFGDMNDISLIGLEDEYSSDEEDDVLPEDWNDLRIDDELAEMAMDGLAFPEMDESEDDSVDNDPNKDVPFCALHALLNLSFDAVL encoded by the exons ATGGAGGATGCCATTCGAAAAGTTTGCGAGATTTTCAGCATCAAAAAGCTAAGGAGCCATCAGGAGGATGCGATCAATCATGTTGTGGAGAAGAAACGCGATGTTTTCGTCAATTTGCCAACAGGATTTGGAAAGTCCTTAATCTATCAAGCCTTACCTGTGGTGTTTTCATCTCTACCATGCTCTTCTGAGAAGAATGTTGTGATCGTGATTTCCCCATTAACAAGCTTAATGAAAGATCAAGTAAGTCGCCTTACCTCCTTGGGAATCGGAGCGGTATCTTTGGCCCAATTAACAGATCAGCAATCAGTAGCGGTTCAGAACGGAGAATTTTCGGTTGTGTTTGCATCACCAGAATTATGGCTTGGCGATCACAAGTGGAGGAAAATGGTGACAACGGAAACGTACAGGAACGCCGTGAGAGCTGTGGCTGTTGACGAAACCCACGTAATTTGTCACTG gGGGCAGTCCAAAAGCCAGAAACATGCAGCTTTTAGAGTGTGGTTTTCACGGTTGCATGAATTGAGATCCCTGTTACCAGAGATTCCTTTTATCGCCCTTACAGCAACAGCTACCAGTGACACCAGGGTGGCCATATTTGAATCTTTGCTGTTTAGTGATCCACATATGGTCATTGAAAGTCCTAATAAGGATAATGTTTCATATGTTGTTCACTACATGAAGAAAAATAGCAGCCTGTCTGACTATTTTCGCTGGATTGCTGATGAGGTGATTGAACACGGTATAGGAGCAACAAGGACAATTATCTATTGCCAAACAACCAAGCAATGTGCTGTAGTTTATACTACTTTAAAGATGTTGCTTGGTGAACACATATATGAGGATCCTGCAAGTCGAGATGCGAGAAGGGTGGTGCTTGAGATGCTCCACTCTTGCAGCCCCATATGCAACAAGGGAAATATATTGGAGTCCTTTCAGAGTGAGGGGGGATGTGTGCGAATCCTAGTTGCAACCATTGCATTTGGAATGGGGGTGGACTGTAAGCAAGTTCATCGAACAATACATTTTGGTCCAGCAAAGAATGTTGAGGCCTTCATGCAAGAAACGGGTAGAGCAGGCAGAGATGGTACACAGAGCACAACAAACCACATGTACCAGAGTTTTCAGATGACGCACGTTGAGAAAGATATTAAGAGCTTTATCAAATCAAAGTCATGTAGGCGTAAGTTCTTACTAGATTTCTTTGATGTGGAGTGCTCACACCAGAAGCCACTTCATTTGTGTTGTGATAATTGCTCTTTGGAATGCACATGTGGACTTCCACAGTGCAAGATCCTCACCTATCCAACTGCAGTTGTTGTGAATCCTGCTTCCTCTGAATCATCACAATGGCGGGAGGTTTCAGATGAACAGACTGTTATAATTAaaaatgaacttaaaaaaaTCCATAAGAGTCTGCTCATGGCTCTATTGAAAAGAGATGCCACTGGAAATCTCAAAGTTTTTAATCATCCATCATTGATGTTGGGCTTTTCTGACATTCAGATTTCCCAAGTGCTCAGTCACTGCTCACAACTGTTTACAATCAAAGACATTTGCACTTTTGTTGAAGTTTGGGATTTATCACATGCACATAGAATCTATGAtattttgcagaaagtttttGGTGACATGAATGACATTAGTCTTATCGGACTTGAGGATGAATACTCTTCAGACGAGGAAGATGATGTTTTGCCGGAAGACTGGAATGATCTTAGAATTGATGATGAACTGGCTGAGATGGCAATGGATGGGTTGGCGTTCCCCGAAATGGATGAATCAGAAGATGATTCTGTTGACAATGATCCTAATAAGGATGTTCCATTTTGTGCTCTACATGCATTGTTGAATTTGAGTTTTGATGCAGTATTGTAA
- the LOC138055737 gene encoding uncharacterized protein, translated as MASAANYRLDCQILTQHQKLEPAKENWPPYDRRLREQRRFWERRAQQEGMESKHFQQDCLQLNLQQNDQQLLECRGRIQDVYPVYIPDTSMYSEKFVQEAHQATLHGGVGLTMTKVREQHWIPRVRRLVKRVVKKCPGCKRFQAVALTALPPGLLPQDRAEGSYPFSSYTPLNCLATEE; from the coding sequence ATGGCGAGTGCTGCGAATTACCGCTTGGATTGCCAGATTCTTACGCAACACCAGAAGTTAGAACCAGCAAAGGAAAACTGGCCCCCTTACGACAGAAGACTCAGGGAGCAGAGAAGATTCTGGGAAAGAAGAGCGCAACAAGAAGGGATGGAGTCGAAGCATTTTCAACAAGATTGTCTTCAACTGAATTTGCAACAGAATGACCAACAGCTATTGGAATGTAGAGGGCGAATTCAAGATGTCTATCCAGTTTACATCCCAGATACGAGTATGTACAGTGAAAAGTTTGTTCAGGAGGCCCATCAAGCTACGTTACATGGTGGTGTGGGTTTAACGATGACGAAGGTACGAGAACAACACTGGATCCCACGCGTAAGACGTCTAGTGAAGCGCGTTGTCAAGAAGTGTCCAGGATGCAAGCGATTTCAGGCAGTAGCCCTAACTGCACTACCCCCTGGATTATTACCACAGGATCGAGCTGAAGGATCGTACCCTTTTAGCAGTTATACCCCCTTGAACTGTCTTGCGACAGAAGAGTAG
- the LOC138055745 gene encoding uncharacterized protein, giving the protein MILGLEWDKQRDTISVAVPTEKADATKRGILAKIARVYDPLGVVSPITLSGKLLYRDACNFKVGWDEQLPPNLEKRWASWVFPQPESIAIPRSLAKYKEPIDSVALHVFGDASGVGVAAAAFTVVSQPAGVTQGIVAAKARLAKQGLTVPRLELVAAHMAANLATNIKEAVDSYPLVQVYCWSDSTVALRWIRGNGEYRQFVNNIVGKIRKKE; this is encoded by the coding sequence ATGATTCTAGGATTGGAATGGGACAAGCAGAGAGACACCATCAGCGTTGCCGTACCTACAGAGAAAGCTGATGCAACCAAAAGAGGAATTCTCGCCAAGATAGCTAGAGTATACGATCCGCTAGGAGTGGTGTCCCCCATAACACTCAGTGGAAAGTTACTTTATCGAGATGCGTGCAATTTCAAGGTTGGATGGGACGAGCAGCTACCTCCAAACCTTGAAAAGAGGTGGGCAAGTTGGGTGTTTCCGCAGCCAGAATCGATCGCGATCCCGAGGTCCTTAGCTAAGTACAAGGAACCAATTGACAGCGTTGCCTTGCATGTCTTTGGCGATGCAAGTGGGGTTGGCGTAGCGGCTGCAGCTTTCACCGTTGTATCACAGCCTGCTGGAGTCACTCAAGGTATCGTGGCGGCCAAAGCGCGTTTAGCAAAACAGGGACTGACAGTACCACGCCTGGAGCTTGTGGCTGCTCACATGGCTGCAAATTTGGCCACAAATATTAAAGAGGCAGTCGATAGCTACCCACTTGTTCAAGTTTATTGCTGGTCCGATAGTACTGTCGCTCTCCGGTGGATTAGAGGAAACGGGGAGTATAGACAATTCGTTAACAACATAGTAGGGAAGATACGGAAGAAGGAATAG
- the LOC138055755 gene encoding uncharacterized protein — MRVVYDASTRAWNGAPSSNECLNSGPPLQNKFWSVLIRGRFNPVAVTGDIKKSFLQVRIRAEDRDALGFHWVKDIGTREIETLRFTRALFGLTSSPFLLAGVIDQHLDSWSIKYPEIVKEIKKDLYVDDWIGGGTTIAKAKELKEAAIEIFADASFERTSGIRMYWNWRLETSNLA; from the coding sequence ATGAGAGTTGTTTACGATGCTTCCACCAGAGCCTGGAACGGTGCACCATCCTCGAACGAATGTCTGAACTCTGGCCCTCCCTTGCAGAACAAATTCTGGAGTGTGTTAATCCGTGGACGTTTCAACCCAGTTGCTGTAACAGGAGACATCAAGAAGTCCTTTCTGCAAGTAAGAATTAGAGCTGAGGATAGAGACGCACTAGGGTTCCACTGGGTGAAAGATATAGGAACGAGAGAGATAGAAACATTGCGCTTTACAAGAGCACTTTTCGGGTTAACGTCCTCACCCTTCCTATTGGCGGGAGTGATTGATCAGCATTTAGACAGCTGGAGCATCAAGTATCCCGAGATTGTGAAAGAAATCAAGAAAGATCTTTACGTAGATGATTGGATCGGGGGAGGAACTACAATTGCTAAAGCCAAAGAACTGAAGGAAGCCGCCATAGAGATATTTGCCGACGCTTCCTTTGAGCGCACAAGTGGCATTCGAATGTACTGGAATTGGAGACTGGAGACGTCGAATCTAGCATAG